Proteins encoded within one genomic window of Hallerella porci:
- the rbfA gene encoding 30S ribosome-binding factor RbfA: protein MPRNSHSHSNRRVPRTVRLDEQFREEISKLLMKGLKDPRVGFVTISRVEITNDLSYAKVFVSVLGSDREKASSLIGLRNSAGFIRTYLGKALKIRKIPLLTFVLDESLDHAMHIEEILAELKDSGEL from the coding sequence ATGCCGCGTAATTCTCACAGTCACAGCAATCGGCGCGTGCCGCGTACCGTGCGACTTGACGAACAGTTCCGCGAAGAAATCAGCAAGCTTTTGATGAAAGGGCTGAAAGATCCGCGGGTCGGTTTCGTCACCATTAGCCGTGTGGAAATTACGAATGATTTAAGCTATGCGAAGGTTTTCGTGTCGGTGCTCGGCTCGGATCGGGAAAAGGCTTCTTCTCTCATCGGGCTGCGCAATTCGGCGGGATTTATTCGCACTTATTTAGGCAAAGCGCTGAAGATTCGCAAAATTCCGCTCTTAACTTTTGTCCTCGACGAAAGTCTAGATCACGCGATGCACATTGAAGAAATTCTCGCAGAATTAAAGGATTCGGGTGAGCTCTAA
- a CDS encoding ATP-binding protein, with amino-acid sequence MKKNPVFRDYAKKILESYKDTPVIKVITGIRRAGKSFVLELLQESLLKTANADCVIKIDFEDFDNQEFLDLQFLYSFIKKRAEKTQKKLYLLFDEIQELEGWEKCINSLYSSQVIDCDIYITGSNAKLLSSELATYISGRYVNIQIQPLSYQEFLRFHKTKDSKNVFNKFLSIGGFPGLKDMKSKDSIESYLEGIYSTVLLKDIIQRNNIRDTNFLEKVILYVCDNIGNIFSANTIAKFMKSQRRSMSVETIYNNLKFLEEAFVIYKVPRFDLKGKKILETLEKYYLADQGIKYFLQGFKDSHINGILENIVFVELFRRGYKVYVGKFGELEIDFIAQKNEERIYIQVCYLMADENTKAREYLPLTQIKDNYPKLILSLDDLPKSNEGGIIRMNLREWLLKN; translated from the coding sequence ATGAAAAAAAATCCTGTTTTTAGAGATTATGCAAAAAAAATCCTTGAATCTTACAAGGATACTCCTGTCATCAAAGTGATTACAGGAATTCGTCGTGCAGGCAAGTCATTTGTGCTAGAGCTTTTGCAAGAGTCGCTTTTGAAAACAGCAAATGCAGATTGCGTGATAAAAATTGATTTTGAAGACTTTGACAATCAAGAATTTTTGGATTTGCAATTTTTATATTCCTTTATTAAGAAGCGTGCTGAAAAGACACAAAAAAAATTGTACTTGCTTTTTGACGAAATTCAGGAACTAGAGGGTTGGGAAAAATGCATCAACAGCTTGTATTCTTCGCAGGTGATTGATTGCGATATTTATATTACGGGTAGTAACGCCAAACTTTTATCGTCAGAACTTGCGACTTACATTTCAGGGCGTTATGTCAATATTCAAATTCAGCCGCTTTCGTATCAAGAATTTTTGCGATTCCATAAAACTAAAGATTCGAAAAATGTTTTTAACAAATTTCTGTCCATCGGAGGCTTCCCTGGCTTAAAGGATATGAAGTCAAAAGATTCCATAGAGTCGTATCTTGAAGGAATTTATTCGACGGTTTTATTGAAAGATATTATTCAGAGAAATAATATTCGCGATACTAATTTTTTAGAAAAAGTGATTCTCTATGTCTGTGATAACATTGGCAATATTTTTTCGGCAAATACGATAGCAAAATTTATGAAATCACAGCGACGCTCCATGAGTGTTGAAACGATTTATAACAACTTAAAATTTTTAGAAGAAGCCTTTGTCATTTACAAAGTACCGCGCTTTGACTTAAAAGGAAAAAAAATTTTAGAGACTCTTGAAAAGTATTATTTGGCTGATCAAGGCATCAAATATTTTTTGCAAGGTTTTAAAGATTCACACATCAATGGAATTTTAGAAAATATTGTGTTTGTTGAACTCTTTCGTCGAGGCTATAAAGTCTATGTAGGAAAATTTGGTGAATTAGAAATTGATTTTATTGCACAAAAAAATGAGGAGCGAATTTACATTCAAGTTTGTTATTTGATGGCTGATGAAAATACAAAGGCAAGAGAATACTTACCCTTAACTCAAATCAAAGACAATTACCCTAAACTCATTTTATCACTGGATGATTTGCCGAAGTCAAATGAAGGCGGAATTATTCGCATGAATTTGCGTGAATGGTTATTGAAAAATTAA
- the infB gene encoding translation initiation factor IF-2, whose product MSNEIKITPGEWAKKHGVDASRVVTLLHENGVQVLTPYSPVPQMAFASIEAQVLEEKAKADARRAKASSLFKNKNAKKPAANEKEAAPATTTPAAQPTGRRTITGTFKGGNVRLTRDANAKDNKPAAKPVTLGVKVTSTGKPLTSGVKPVQPAKPAATPVTAKPAQPAVAKPAVKPVAQTPAVKPAPTQPAKPANPVVKPAQPAVKPAPAAVKPAQNVAKPAQAPVNRPAAARPAGTVPPRVNATPVGELRQVEMKAQVFKPDAAILARIEKSRQQAAAQHRYRGNNNSSGQGYTGHFGPGGGNGYRSGNGQGGNSHYRNGNGQGGNRSFGGQLQGQSRGGHFSGQNMQDVFANAQNGAGSGNRFGGNGKGNQSRNDKNKRGKNGRDNKDSRFEQSEQQDSIRQNVSRVMASLSKNPVKKVYHKDKAAAADGEQRKILKTSDFITVGELAGMMDQMPARVIAKCMEMGMMVTINARLDFETIQVLADEFGYEAQLMEEYEEEALGVDDEQNEDLEPRHPVVTVMGHVDHGKTSLLDWIRKTHVVSGESGGITQHIGAYEVTTSVGKVTFLDTPGHEAFSAMRARGSQVTDVIVLVVAADSMVMPQTVESIELAKREKVPLVVAITKMDLPTANPDKIRAQLAERGVEVEQWGGNVSCIEVSARTGAGMQQLLETLALEAEVLELKASKSARARGAVVESKLDAGKGSMATILVQNGTLHIGDPFVCGVYAGRVRAMFDDRGKQMKSAGPSAPCQVLGFDGTPQAGDELTVVEDEKAAREIASKRRMAARERDLRARKSISLESTYEGVKNGTISELNLIIKADVGGSSEAIAASLEKLSNSEVKVNIIRKGVGAITDSDILLASTSQAVIVAFHLMPSFSIREMAQKEGVQIKNYRIIYEIIDDIKNTVEGLLKPTTREELTGEAEIRQIFRIPKVGIIAGCMVTDGEVDRNSRVHVYRAGVELGQTVVQSLKRVKDDVKSVSRGFECGIGLKGYDNLHEGDTLMFFKEVTVARTLADVARDEAAAKAAAEAKKANEQKDA is encoded by the coding sequence ATGAGTAATGAAATCAAAATCACCCCGGGTGAATGGGCAAAAAAACATGGCGTAGATGCCAGCCGAGTTGTCACATTGTTGCATGAAAATGGCGTGCAGGTGTTAACTCCGTATAGCCCTGTTCCCCAAATGGCTTTTGCTTCGATCGAAGCTCAAGTTCTAGAAGAGAAAGCGAAGGCCGATGCACGCCGTGCAAAAGCCAGCAGCCTTTTTAAGAACAAAAATGCAAAGAAGCCTGCGGCAAACGAAAAAGAAGCCGCTCCGGCAACAACGACTCCGGCTGCACAGCCGACAGGTCGTCGCACGATTACGGGAACTTTTAAAGGTGGCAATGTCCGCTTAACTCGTGACGCGAATGCGAAGGATAATAAGCCCGCAGCAAAGCCTGTGACATTAGGTGTTAAAGTGACTTCGACGGGAAAGCCGTTAACGTCCGGTGTAAAACCGGTTCAACCTGCAAAGCCCGCCGCTACGCCAGTCACTGCAAAGCCTGCACAACCAGCGGTCGCCAAGCCCGCGGTAAAACCGGTTGCGCAAACTCCGGCGGTGAAGCCTGCTCCAACTCAGCCGGCAAAGCCCGCTAATCCTGTGGTGAAACCGGCTCAACCGGCAGTGAAGCCGGCTCCGGCTGCTGTAAAGCCTGCGCAAAATGTGGCAAAGCCTGCGCAAGCTCCGGTGAATCGTCCTGCGGCAGCACGTCCAGCGGGAACTGTTCCGCCTCGCGTTAATGCAACACCGGTCGGCGAACTTCGCCAAGTCGAAATGAAGGCGCAAGTCTTCAAACCGGATGCAGCGATTCTTGCGCGTATCGAAAAGTCGCGTCAACAGGCTGCAGCACAGCATCGTTATCGCGGAAACAACAATTCTTCGGGACAAGGTTATACAGGTCACTTTGGACCGGGCGGCGGTAACGGATATCGCAGCGGCAATGGTCAAGGTGGCAATTCCCATTACAGAAACGGGAATGGTCAAGGCGGCAACCGTTCTTTCGGCGGTCAATTGCAGGGACAATCCCGCGGCGGACATTTCTCCGGCCAAAATATGCAAGATGTTTTTGCTAATGCACAAAATGGTGCGGGCAGCGGAAATCGTTTTGGCGGAAATGGTAAAGGAAATCAAAGCCGTAACGACAAAAATAAACGCGGTAAAAATGGCCGCGATAATAAGGACAGTCGCTTTGAACAGAGCGAACAGCAGGATTCGATTCGTCAGAATGTTTCCCGCGTGATGGCTTCGCTCTCGAAGAATCCTGTCAAGAAAGTTTATCACAAAGATAAAGCGGCTGCCGCTGATGGCGAACAGCGCAAAATTTTGAAGACTTCGGACTTCATCACAGTCGGCGAACTCGCTGGTATGATGGATCAGATGCCGGCACGTGTCATTGCAAAGTGCATGGAAATGGGAATGATGGTTACCATCAATGCCCGCTTGGACTTTGAAACGATTCAAGTGCTCGCAGACGAATTTGGTTACGAAGCGCAGTTGATGGAAGAATACGAAGAAGAAGCTTTGGGTGTCGATGACGAACAAAACGAAGACTTGGAACCGCGTCATCCGGTGGTTACTGTGATGGGTCACGTGGACCATGGTAAAACTTCTCTTCTCGACTGGATTCGTAAAACGCATGTGGTTTCGGGCGAATCGGGTGGCATTACGCAGCACATCGGCGCTTACGAAGTTACCACATCGGTGGGTAAAGTTACCTTCCTCGATACGCCGGGTCACGAAGCGTTTAGCGCAATGCGCGCTCGCGGATCTCAAGTGACGGACGTGATTGTCCTTGTGGTCGCAGCAGACTCGATGGTGATGCCGCAGACGGTCGAATCGATCGAACTTGCAAAGCGTGAAAAAGTGCCTCTGGTCGTTGCCATCACCAAGATGGATCTTCCGACGGCGAATCCGGATAAAATTCGTGCGCAGCTCGCAGAACGCGGCGTCGAAGTGGAACAGTGGGGCGGTAACGTCAGCTGTATCGAAGTCTCGGCGCGTACGGGTGCAGGCATGCAGCAACTTTTGGAAACTCTCGCCCTCGAAGCAGAAGTTCTTGAACTCAAGGCTTCGAAGAGCGCACGCGCTCGCGGTGCTGTCGTCGAATCCAAACTCGATGCGGGTAAAGGTTCAATGGCGACAATCCTCGTGCAGAACGGAACTCTCCACATCGGTGATCCGTTTGTGTGCGGTGTTTATGCGGGACGTGTCCGCGCGATGTTTGACGATCGCGGTAAACAGATGAAGAGCGCAGGTCCTTCGGCTCCGTGTCAAGTTCTCGGCTTTGACGGAACTCCGCAAGCGGGTGATGAACTCACGGTGGTTGAAGACGAAAAGGCAGCACGTGAAATTGCATCAAAGCGTCGTATGGCTGCTCGTGAACGCGATTTGCGTGCGCGTAAGTCCATTTCGCTCGAATCGACTTATGAAGGCGTGAAGAACGGAACCATTTCCGAACTCAACTTGATTATCAAGGCGGACGTGGGCGGATCTTCCGAAGCAATTGCCGCAAGTCTCGAAAAACTTTCGAACAGCGAAGTCAAAGTCAACATTATTCGCAAAGGCGTCGGTGCGATTACCGATTCCGATATTCTCTTGGCATCGACTTCTCAGGCTGTGATCGTTGCCTTCCATTTAATGCCGTCGTTCTCCATCCGTGAAATGGCGCAGAAAGAAGGCGTCCAAATCAAGAATTACCGCATCATTTACGAAATCATCGACGATATCAAGAATACGGTCGAAGGTCTTCTCAAGCCGACGACTCGCGAAGAACTTACCGGCGAAGCGGAAATTCGTCAAATCTTCCGCATTCCGAAGGTCGGCATTATCGCGGGCTGTATGGTTACCGATGGTGAAGTGGACCGCAACAGCCGCGTTCACGTTTACCGTGCCGGCGTGGAATTGGGTCAGACCGTTGTGCAATCGCTCAAACGCGTGAAGGACGATGTCAAGTCGGTTTCTCGCGGATTTGAATGCGGTATCGGTCTGAAGGGCTACGATAATTTGCACGAAGGCGATACGCTTATGTTCTTCAAAGAAGTCACTGTGGCGCGTACTTTGGCAGATGTCGCTCGCGATGAAGCTGCAGCAAAGGCTGCCGCCGAAGCAAAAAAGGCTAACGAACAGAAGGATGCTTAA
- the ribF gene encoding riboflavin biosynthesis protein RibF encodes MNNSKARAITVGNFDGCHLGHQEVFQILRNEAKAHGLIPTVVSFEPHTRHVLGVPGHPALLTTTEEKEFFVKSLGLDFVALPFSREVAEQPFQKFIQEKLLDELNAKFLVLGHDHRFGAAGKGNFDAIISAFPELSAIQVSAKYKDGEILSSSRIRNALENGAVERATTFLGRPYRMHGIVVNGKHLGRTIGFPTANVQTGKFKLIPKYGSYAAVVRLQDASAHKAVVNIGLQPSIGDLPLAIEAHILDFHDDIYGQSIDVDLLTFIRPEQKFASVEDLKRQIGMDADFARNC; translated from the coding sequence ATGAATAATTCGAAAGCGCGCGCAATTACCGTTGGCAATTTTGATGGTTGTCATTTGGGGCATCAAGAAGTTTTTCAAATCCTCCGCAACGAAGCGAAAGCGCACGGCTTGATTCCGACGGTCGTTTCTTTTGAACCGCATACGCGTCATGTTTTAGGAGTTCCCGGGCATCCGGCGCTTTTAACGACGACCGAAGAAAAAGAATTTTTTGTCAAATCTCTCGGGCTTGATTTTGTTGCGTTACCTTTTTCGCGGGAAGTGGCGGAGCAGCCTTTTCAAAAATTCATCCAAGAAAAATTATTGGACGAATTGAATGCCAAATTTTTAGTTCTCGGACACGATCATCGTTTTGGCGCAGCGGGCAAAGGAAATTTCGACGCGATTATTTCAGCGTTTCCCGAACTTTCTGCGATTCAAGTTTCTGCAAAATATAAAGACGGCGAAATTTTAAGTTCTTCGCGGATTCGCAATGCGCTAGAAAATGGTGCGGTCGAAAGAGCGACGACTTTTCTCGGCAGGCCGTATCGTATGCACGGCATCGTCGTCAACGGAAAACATCTCGGCAGAACGATTGGATTTCCTACGGCAAATGTGCAAACCGGAAAATTTAAATTGATTCCCAAATACGGTTCTTATGCTGCGGTCGTGCGCTTGCAAGATGCGTCGGCGCACAAAGCCGTTGTAAATATTGGGCTGCAGCCGTCCATCGGCGATTTACCGCTTGCGATTGAAGCGCATATTTTAGATTTTCATGACGACATTTATGGGCAATCAATCGATGTGGATTTGCTCACTTTTATTCGCCCCGAACAAAAATTTGCAAGCGTCGAAGATTTAAAACGTCAAATCGGAATGGACGCCGATTTTGCGCGCAATTGCTAA
- the truB gene encoding tRNA pseudouridine(55) synthase TruB, whose translation MSSKASVSGLILLDKPAGVTSCNALFPLRKIFKTRRVGHAGSLDMRASGLIVAAVGRATRLLPFVEAGEKSYTFTAHFGYSTETDEWDGALVAEDSETAPISEEEVQKILPQFIGEIDQIPPDYSAVKLNGKRASDLKRKGREVELKARRIYIRQLECLGKADAPAEISGRIRSSYQFRCDCSKGTYIRSLVRDMAKALGTIGAVSGIRRTRIGHMLVTDAVRPEELNENSLLKPQECMHFPVVEFTDRQVEAVRNGRSISWNGEAIQIEEDAPNLILAVGKDGELKAGCSFEDGKISPKFFLGIDDE comes from the coding sequence GTGAGCTCTAAAGCTTCGGTTTCTGGACTGATTTTGCTTGATAAACCAGCGGGTGTTACCTCGTGTAACGCCCTTTTTCCTCTTCGGAAAATTTTTAAAACGCGGCGAGTTGGACATGCGGGCTCTCTCGATATGCGGGCTTCGGGACTCATCGTCGCAGCAGTTGGGCGCGCAACGCGCCTTCTCCCGTTTGTTGAAGCGGGCGAAAAATCGTATACATTTACAGCGCACTTTGGCTATTCCACAGAAACGGATGAATGGGACGGCGCTCTCGTTGCAGAAGATTCGGAAACAGCTCCGATTTCCGAAGAAGAAGTGCAAAAAATTTTGCCGCAGTTCATCGGTGAAATTGACCAAATTCCGCCCGATTATAGCGCGGTAAAACTCAACGGCAAACGCGCTTCGGATTTGAAACGCAAAGGCCGCGAAGTGGAGTTAAAAGCCCGCCGAATTTACATTCGCCAGTTGGAATGCCTGGGCAAAGCGGATGCGCCCGCAGAAATTTCGGGGCGAATTCGTTCTTCGTATCAATTTCGTTGCGACTGTTCTAAAGGCACTTATATCCGTTCCCTTGTCCGCGATATGGCGAAAGCGCTCGGCACAATCGGCGCTGTCTCGGGAATTCGCAGAACGCGCATCGGACACATGTTGGTTACTGACGCCGTGCGTCCCGAAGAATTAAATGAAAATTCGCTTTTAAAACCGCAGGAATGTATGCATTTTCCTGTCGTCGAATTTACAGACCGCCAAGTGGAAGCGGTGCGGAATGGTCGCTCTATTTCGTGGAATGGCGAAGCAATTCAAATTGAAGAAGATGCGCCGAATCTCATTTTAGCGGTCGGCAAAGACGGTGAACTCAAAGCGGGTTGTTCTTTTGAAGACGGAAAAATTTCCCCCAAATTTTTCTTGGGAATTGACGATGAATAA
- the nusA gene encoding transcription termination factor NusA: MTTKNKEPKINLIDAFKSVVDTKNIDNSIVEGALKDALITAARKYLNIEKHFEVKIDEETSAISIALVVDIVDDYPDYDESLSPEAVQEMDEHYMLVEQAREWNPDVQPGDHLEMELPVEAFGRQAIQTAKQFLIQRIRDAERSKIVDTYRSRIGQIVNGEVLRVEGRNAIVSIGRQTEAVLPMKEQLPKERFQQGSSVKAVIKDVADSAKNGAQVILSRTNEMFLYELFRQEVPEIFDGTVEIKGVVRDPGYRAKISVYAHDGRIDPVGACVGMKGARVQAIVRELGNERIDIVHWDPDLITFVRHALSPANIVKYFEVPGTRRLVIVIADEDLAQAIGRSGQNVKLASQLVEHDLDVFGEKEWSEKSDEDKQKVLAPRPNEIAAAEEFRANEALFKDNASAAATAETAEAAPAEETPAQEGSQV, encoded by the coding sequence ATGACAACGAAGAACAAGGAACCCAAAATCAATTTGATCGATGCCTTCAAGTCGGTCGTAGACACCAAGAACATCGACAATTCTATTGTAGAAGGCGCTTTGAAAGACGCTTTGATAACAGCGGCTCGCAAATATTTGAATATTGAAAAGCACTTTGAAGTGAAAATCGACGAAGAAACTTCTGCGATTTCAATCGCGCTCGTTGTCGATATCGTGGATGATTATCCGGATTACGATGAATCGCTTTCTCCGGAAGCAGTCCAAGAAATGGACGAACATTACATGCTGGTGGAACAAGCCCGCGAATGGAACCCCGATGTGCAACCGGGCGACCATTTGGAAATGGAACTGCCGGTGGAAGCCTTTGGTCGCCAAGCGATTCAAACGGCAAAGCAATTCTTGATTCAGCGCATCCGCGATGCAGAACGCAGCAAGATTGTGGACACTTATCGTAGCCGTATCGGTCAGATTGTGAATGGCGAAGTTCTCCGCGTCGAAGGTCGCAATGCAATCGTTTCGATTGGCCGTCAGACAGAAGCCGTTCTCCCGATGAAGGAACAACTCCCGAAGGAACGTTTCCAACAGGGAAGCTCGGTGAAGGCTGTGATTAAAGATGTCGCAGATTCGGCTAAGAATGGCGCACAAGTGATTCTTTCTCGTACAAACGAAATGTTCTTGTACGAACTCTTCCGCCAAGAAGTTCCTGAAATCTTTGACGGAACCGTTGAAATTAAAGGCGTTGTCCGTGATCCGGGCTACCGCGCAAAAATTTCCGTTTACGCGCATGACGGACGCATTGACCCGGTCGGCGCTTGCGTTGGCATGAAGGGTGCGCGAGTGCAGGCAATTGTCCGCGAACTCGGCAACGAACGCATTGACATTGTGCATTGGGATCCGGATCTGATTACGTTTGTTCGCCACGCACTTTCTCCGGCAAATATTGTCAAGTATTTTGAAGTGCCGGGTACGCGTCGTTTGGTCATTGTTATCGCTGACGAAGATTTGGCGCAGGCGATTGGTCGCAGCGGTCAGAATGTGAAGCTCGCTTCGCAGTTGGTCGAACACGATTTGGACGTCTTTGGTGAAAAAGAATGGTCCGAAAAGAGCGACGAAGACAAGCAGAAAGTTTTGGCACCGCGTCCGAATGAAATCGCTGCTGCCGAAGAATTCCGCGCAAACGAAGCGTTGTTCAAGGATAATGCAAGCGCAGCAGCAACGGCTGAAACCGCAGAAGCTGCACCGGCAGAAGAAACTCCTGCGCAAGAAGGTTCTCAAGTCTAA
- a CDS encoding metal-sensing transcriptional repressor, producing the protein MTKNVLECMKCKVKHRDAAEKKKLMSRLNRIEGQIKGIKGMLEKDAYCPNILIQVSAVNAALNSFNKELLASHIQTCVVKHLRAGDESVVDELVLTLQKLMK; encoded by the coding sequence ATGACTAAAAATGTTTTAGAATGCATGAAATGCAAAGTGAAGCATCGCGATGCGGCAGAAAAGAAAAAGCTGATGAGTCGGCTGAATCGCATTGAAGGACAAATTAAAGGCATCAAAGGAATGCTTGAAAAGGATGCGTATTGCCCGAATATTTTGATTCAAGTTTCGGCGGTAAATGCTGCGCTCAATTCTTTTAACAAAGAACTGCTCGCTTCGCATATTCAAACTTGTGTGGTGAAACATTTACGCGCGGGCGATGAATCTGTCGTCGATGAATTGGTTTTAACCCTTCAAAAATTGATGAAATAA
- a CDS encoding ribosome maturation factor RimP has translation MDTQEKLNSLIARACESAQVELVEFDQFKAGNRKVLRIYIDKPTGIDVEDCATVSRSLSDALDQDESLIDGAYTLEVSSPGIDRPLKSTRDFERNLNRLLRITRETGKPLTGTLTAVDEENLTLSVKGVTDAVLVPRSEILSAKVEVQF, from the coding sequence ATACACAAGAAAAATTGAATTCGCTGATCGCTCGGGCGTGTGAAAGCGCTCAAGTGGAACTTGTCGAATTTGACCAATTCAAAGCGGGCAATCGCAAAGTGCTCCGCATTTACATCGATAAACCCACAGGCATTGACGTAGAAGATTGCGCAACGGTAAGTCGCAGTCTTTCCGATGCGTTGGATCAAGATGAATCTTTAATCGATGGCGCATACACTCTGGAAGTTTCGTCTCCCGGAATCGACCGTCCCCTCAAGTCCACTCGGGATTTTGAGCGGAATTTAAACCGTTTGCTTCGGATTACTCGTGAAACGGGGAAGCCGTTAACGGGCACACTGACGGCGGTGGACGAAGAAAATTTAACCCTGTCTGTAAAAGGCGTGACAGACGCGGTCTTGGTTCCTAGGTCCGAGATCCTCTCTGCCAAAGTAGAAGTTCAATTCTAA
- a CDS encoding heavy-metal-associated domain-containing protein, which yields MVNGIIIFVLAVAVIFAFAGALKHLKGEGSCCGGGSCSCKKKKLDAVTFQKTVKIQGMMCEHCAAHVTEALNALEGVSAKVNLKKAEAVIEASREVSDAEIKSAVESAGNYTVV from the coding sequence ATGGTGAATGGAATTATCATTTTCGTGTTAGCGGTTGCCGTTATTTTTGCTTTTGCCGGCGCGCTGAAACATTTAAAAGGCGAAGGCTCGTGTTGCGGCGGCGGGAGCTGTAGTTGCAAAAAGAAAAAATTAGATGCGGTGACATTTCAGAAAACGGTGAAAATTCAAGGAATGATGTGCGAACATTGCGCTGCTCATGTTACCGAAGCGTTGAATGCACTCGAAGGCGTTTCGGCTAAAGTCAATTTGAAAAAAGCGGAAGCGGTGATTGAAGCGTCGCGAGAAGTCAGCGATGCCGAAATTAAAAGTGCAGTGGAAAGTGCGGGAAATTATACAGTTGTCTAA
- a CDS encoding LamG domain-containing protein: MRKKFFSVIAVFAAIATAAEIPSDGLVADFTFNKNFENAADDGNVSAENHGATFASDRFGNENSAAYFDGDSAYLEIPDNDALSISTTGALTISVWMSPEVLDFKNAESGGYVHWMGKGEPHQHEWVFRMYNKNIAQGENRPNRISAYAFNLDGGLGAGSYVQETVTENEWIHLVARFDTLTNKISLYKNGVKKDEDELNDATYNVHVQNGSAPLRLGTRSKWSFFQGRIDDLRIYSRALNDDEILALYNEPDNKIPLSIRKIKKNHSAKTQKKSGKFYDLNGREVRVP; encoded by the coding sequence ATGCGTAAAAAATTTTTCTCCGTCATAGCTGTATTTGCTGCCATTGCCACTGCAGCCGAAATTCCTTCGGATGGACTCGTCGCCGATTTTACCTTTAACAAAAATTTTGAAAATGCTGCCGACGATGGCAACGTTTCTGCAGAAAATCACGGTGCAACTTTTGCAAGCGATCGATTTGGAAACGAAAATTCCGCAGCGTATTTTGATGGCGACAGCGCTTACCTTGAAATTCCCGATAACGATGCGCTTAGCATTTCGACGACGGGAGCGCTCACCATTTCGGTGTGGATGAGTCCCGAAGTTTTGGATTTTAAAAATGCAGAAAGCGGTGGCTACGTTCATTGGATGGGAAAAGGCGAGCCGCATCAACACGAATGGGTTTTTCGTATGTACAACAAAAATATTGCGCAGGGCGAAAATCGACCGAACCGAATTTCAGCATACGCATTCAATTTAGACGGCGGACTTGGCGCTGGAAGTTATGTGCAAGAAACCGTTACCGAAAACGAGTGGATTCATCTCGTCGCCCGATTTGATACGCTCACAAATAAAATTTCGCTTTACAAAAACGGCGTCAAAAAAGACGAAGACGAGTTGAATGATGCGACTTACAATGTTCATGTTCAAAATGGAAGCGCTCCGTTACGACTTGGCACGCGCTCAAAGTGGAGCTTTTTTCAAGGTCGCATCGATGATTTAAGAATTTATTCGCGCGCATTAAACGATGACGAAATCCTTGCGCTCTACAATGAACCCGACAACAAAATTCCGCTTTCAATTCGCAAAATAAAGAAAAATCATTCTGCAAAAACGCAGAAAAAATCGGGAAAATTTTATGATTTAAACGGTCGCGAAGTGCGTGTGCCGTAA